The following are from one region of the Hydrogenimonas sp. SS33 genome:
- a CDS encoding DNA/RNA nuclease SfsA yields MKTDYTLLAARMEEGWVLINTRLHAPVAKRAIERGVLGFTPETLRSEVTYGHSRFDYLADDTYVELKGCSLVLENRCLFPNAPTARGVKHLESLIHAARSGYGAVILIMAVRPCDCFAPHPDRDPAFRKIFAKAIANGVGYRGFHIRIEAGRILYDGPLPLCP; encoded by the coding sequence ATGAAGACCGACTACACACTGCTGGCGGCGCGTATGGAGGAGGGGTGGGTCCTCATCAACACCCGCCTCCATGCCCCTGTGGCGAAACGTGCCATCGAGAGAGGGGTTCTGGGGTTCACCCCCGAAACCCTACGGTCGGAAGTGACCTACGGACACAGCCGCTTCGACTACCTGGCCGACGACACCTATGTGGAGCTGAAAGGGTGTTCGCTGGTGCTGGAAAACCGCTGCCTTTTCCCCAACGCCCCTACCGCCCGGGGCGTCAAACATCTGGAGTCTCTCATTCACGCCGCCCGCTCCGGCTACGGCGCCGTCATCCTCATCATGGCCGTCCGGCCCTGCGACTGTTTCGCCCCCCACCCCGACAGAGACCCCGCCTTTCGGAAGATCTTCGCAAAAGCCATCGCAAACGGTGTGGGGTACAGGGGTTTTCACATCCGCATCGAAGCAGGCCGCATCCTCTACGACGGCCCCCTGCCCCTCTGCCCTTAA
- a CDS encoding YebC/PmpR family DNA-binding transcriptional regulator yields the protein MGRAFEYRKAAKLKRWGAMSRIFPKLGRMITIAAKEGGSPDPEMNAKLRTAIANAKAQNMPKDNIEAAIKRAFNKDAADIKEIAYEAKGPYGTLMYIECATDNGTRTVANVRAILSRNGGELLTSGSLDFMFSRKAVFEFDKHNDIDLEELELELIDYGLEELEEDKVPQENGEDKEIVRIYGDFTSFGELAKALEERGIEVTKASLQRVPNVPLELGEEQMDEVATLIDKLEDDDDVQAVYTNLA from the coding sequence ATGGGACGCGCATTCGAATACCGCAAAGCGGCGAAGCTGAAACGATGGGGGGCGATGTCACGCATCTTCCCCAAACTGGGACGGATGATTACCATTGCCGCGAAGGAGGGGGGAAGCCCCGACCCGGAGATGAACGCCAAACTCCGCACCGCCATCGCCAACGCCAAAGCCCAGAATATGCCCAAGGACAATATCGAAGCGGCGATCAAACGGGCTTTCAACAAAGATGCCGCCGACATCAAAGAGATCGCCTACGAAGCCAAAGGCCCCTACGGGACGCTGATGTACATTGAGTGTGCGACGGACAACGGGACCCGGACCGTGGCCAATGTGCGGGCGATACTCTCCCGCAACGGCGGGGAGTTGCTTACCAGCGGATCGCTCGATTTCATGTTCAGCCGCAAGGCGGTTTTCGAATTCGACAAACACAACGACATCGACCTGGAGGAGTTGGAGCTGGAGCTCATCGATTACGGCCTGGAAGAGCTGGAGGAGGACAAAGTGCCCCAGGAGAACGGGGAGGACAAAGAGATCGTTCGCATCTACGGCGACTTCACTTCATTCGGCGAGCTGGCCAAAGCCCTGGAGGAGCGGGGCATCGAAGTGACCAAAGCGTCGCTGCAGCGGGTGCCCAACGTGCCGCTGGAGCTTGGTGAAGAGCAGATGGACGAAGTCGCCACCCTCATCGACAAGCTGGAGGATGACGACGACGTCCAGGCAGTCTACACCAACCTGGCGTAA
- a CDS encoding metal-sulfur cluster assembly factor → MAETVTKEQVYDAIRKVVDPEVGFNLVEMGLIYDVIIDENNNVKVVMTLSTRGCPLHQMLTQWVKDAVKEVPGVNDVDVEVVWEPAWNISMAEDNVKKALGAL, encoded by the coding sequence ATGGCTGAAACCGTAACGAAAGAACAGGTCTATGATGCCATCCGAAAGGTGGTCGACCCGGAAGTGGGGTTCAATCTGGTGGAGATGGGACTCATCTACGATGTCATCATCGACGAGAACAACAATGTCAAAGTGGTCATGACCCTCTCCACACGCGGCTGCCCCCTGCACCAGATGCTGACACAGTGGGTCAAGGATGCGGTCAAAGAGGTTCCCGGCGTCAACGATGTGGACGTCGAAGTGGTCTGGGAGCCGGCATGGAACATCTCCATGGCGGAGGACAATGTCAAAAAAGCGCTGGGGGCCCTCTAA
- a CDS encoding DUF1858 domain-containing protein produces MEITPKTKVNDLLNAYPRLEAFLMQLNPKYKKLKNPVLRRTVAKIATLTQVAKIGGYEPLELVNRLRKEVGQPPLGESGEKTEESVNEEAPAWIDKEPGVVVDANKLLDEEKNPLAEVTKMLKGLQSGEIILIESDFLPSPLIDTFKEQGHDVYAKEADKNRFFTYIRKK; encoded by the coding sequence ATGGAGATCACCCCAAAAACGAAAGTGAACGACCTGCTGAACGCCTACCCCCGACTGGAAGCGTTCCTGATGCAGCTCAACCCCAAATACAAAAAACTGAAAAACCCGGTTCTGCGCCGGACCGTGGCCAAAATCGCCACCCTGACCCAGGTCGCCAAAATCGGCGGCTACGAGCCGCTGGAACTGGTCAACAGACTGCGTAAAGAGGTGGGACAGCCGCCGCTGGGGGAGAGTGGAGAAAAAACGGAGGAGAGCGTGAACGAGGAAGCGCCCGCCTGGATAGACAAGGAACCCGGCGTCGTCGTCGACGCCAACAAACTTTTGGATGAGGAGAAAAACCCCCTCGCGGAAGTGACCAAAATGTTAAAAGGGCTGCAAAGCGGTGAGATCATCCTCATCGAAAGCGATTTTCTTCCCTCCCCCCTCATCGACACCTTCAAAGAGCAGGGGCACGACGTCTACGCGAAAGAGGCGGACAAAAACCGCTTCTTTACCTACATTCGCAAAAAGTGA
- a CDS encoding FmdE family protein gives MIYPAFFDTVEPIVTYDPLADILGAVEEGKIAYHYLDMVKLAGHSCPTVAGAWLMTRIGLQRLYGSELPVRGNVKVEIREALDEGVAGVIGSCIGLVTGAGNEGGFKGLGGKFARNNRLVFGAELGAEVRLTRLDNAEHVEMSYDPSIVPGRPEMGPLMQKIMQGAANEEEKKRFGELWQARVRRILTEKELWKEIVTVS, from the coding sequence ATGATCTATCCCGCTTTTTTCGATACCGTCGAACCCATCGTCACCTACGACCCCCTGGCCGACATTCTCGGCGCCGTGGAGGAGGGGAAAATCGCCTACCACTATCTCGACATGGTCAAACTGGCGGGCCACTCCTGCCCCACCGTCGCCGGTGCATGGCTGATGACCCGTATCGGGTTGCAGAGACTCTACGGCAGTGAACTGCCGGTACGGGGCAATGTCAAAGTGGAGATAAGGGAAGCCCTGGACGAGGGAGTGGCCGGGGTTATCGGCAGCTGCATCGGCCTGGTTACCGGTGCGGGCAACGAGGGTGGCTTCAAAGGGCTCGGGGGCAAATTCGCCCGTAACAACCGCCTCGTCTTCGGTGCGGAGCTGGGTGCCGAAGTGCGGCTGACACGGCTGGACAATGCCGAGCATGTCGAGATGAGCTACGACCCCTCCATCGTCCCCGGCCGCCCGGAGATGGGTCCTCTGATGCAAAAGATCATGCAGGGCGCGGCAAACGAAGAGGAGAAAAAGCGCTTCGGTGAACTCTGGCAGGCCCGCGTCCGGCGCATCCTGACGGAGAAAGAGCTCTGGAAGGAGATCGTCACCGTTTCATGA
- a CDS encoding DUF2249 domain-containing protein: MIELDARGLNHPEPLERSMDVFKWMDGEDIFHLTIHRLPQPLLMIAERFGIRYEVCEAGEGEWHVYFTKSPTVDLASLCKACHV, from the coding sequence GTGATCGAACTTGATGCCAGAGGCCTCAACCATCCCGAACCGCTGGAGAGGTCGATGGATGTCTTCAAATGGATGGACGGGGAGGATATTTTCCACCTGACGATCCACCGCCTTCCCCAGCCGCTGCTGATGATCGCCGAGCGGTTCGGCATTCGGTACGAAGTGTGTGAAGCCGGGGAGGGGGAGTGGCACGTCTACTTCACCAAAAGCCCCACGGTAGATCTGGCCTCTCTTTGCAAGGCGTGCCATGTTTAA
- a CDS encoding hemerythrin domain-containing protein, translating into MEISNHMRDEHRMCDDEFAKVEQAVNGGDFGAAFSAFENFMVDTLKHFDREEEVLFPAFEAATLSTEGPTQVMRYEHNQVRGLLEQMKDALDKQDKDAFFSVADTLMILLQQHNMKEEQMLYAMCDQVLAEQAKELVEKMKNH; encoded by the coding sequence ATGGAAATTTCGAACCATATGCGTGACGAACACCGGATGTGCGACGACGAGTTCGCCAAAGTGGAGCAGGCGGTCAACGGCGGCGATTTCGGCGCGGCATTCAGCGCCTTCGAAAATTTCATGGTCGATACTCTCAAACACTTCGACCGGGAAGAGGAGGTGCTCTTTCCCGCCTTCGAAGCGGCGACACTCAGCACCGAAGGGCCGACCCAGGTGATGCGCTACGAGCATAACCAGGTCCGCGGGCTGCTGGAGCAGATGAAAGACGCCCTCGACAAGCAGGACAAAGACGCCTTCTTCTCTGTGGCCGACACGTTGATGATTCTTCTGCAGCAGCACAATATGAAAGAGGAGCAGATGCTCTACGCCATGTGCGACCAGGTGCTTGCGGAGCAGGCGAAAGAGCTGGTCGAGAAGATGAAGAACCATTGA
- a CDS encoding anaerobic ribonucleoside-triphosphate reductase activating protein: protein MSSDRIIYDITPFTHLDYPGKLAAIAWFVGCNMRCMYCYNSDIVFSKEGEYTPDDLFGFLSRRKGLLDGVVLSGGEPTLHDLKPLCEKIKSMGFSVKLDTNGLNTGRIRTLVETELVDFIALDFKAQNGKFGYITGSSRFESFKETLMFLSASKFPFEVRTTVHPDLLQPPDINKMMQTLEEAGYRGTYYLQRFIPTPNTIAQMEAPASSFDESLLEKSVPLQWR from the coding sequence TTGTCCTCCGATAGGATTATCTACGACATTACCCCCTTCACCCATCTGGACTATCCGGGAAAACTGGCGGCCATCGCCTGGTTCGTCGGGTGCAACATGCGTTGTATGTACTGCTATAACAGCGATATTGTCTTCTCCAAGGAAGGAGAGTATACACCCGACGATCTCTTCGGTTTTTTATCGAGGCGCAAAGGGTTGCTCGACGGTGTGGTCCTCAGCGGAGGGGAACCGACCCTGCACGACCTGAAACCCCTCTGCGAAAAGATCAAATCGATGGGTTTTTCCGTCAAGCTGGATACCAACGGCCTCAACACCGGCCGCATCAGAACGTTGGTGGAGACGGAACTGGTCGATTTCATCGCCCTCGATTTCAAGGCCCAGAACGGAAAATTCGGTTACATTACCGGCTCCAGCCGCTTCGAATCGTTCAAAGAGACGCTGATGTTTCTAAGTGCTTCCAAATTTCCCTTTGAAGTCAGAACCACCGTCCATCCCGACCTGCTCCAACCCCCGGACATCAACAAAATGATGCAGACCCTCGAAGAGGCGGGGTACCGGGGCACCTATTACCTTCAACGCTTCATACCCACGCCCAATACGATCGCGCAGATGGAAGCCCCCGCCTCCTCTTTCGACGAATCGCTGCTCGAAAAAAGCGTACCGCTTCAGTGGCGCTGA
- a CDS encoding response regulator transcription factor: MACRTKLAPLKLLLVEDEKRLAELLKEAIGEYFSSFVLAHDGVEGLQKFRTLRPDIVITDITMPKMDGLALAEKIKKEKSDIPVVILSAYSDKEKLLGAIDAGVVKYFIKPFDPEELLAYLCTLAEQIKKKSLVPLMPPFSFDLQSEQLFRKGVLVHLSPRESRFIALLYHSPNHYLSNEAIKERLWDEDLVSDERLRTFIKRVRQKSDKGLVENVAGQGYLLKVDQRH, translated from the coding sequence ATGGCGTGTAGAACGAAACTGGCCCCTTTGAAGCTTTTGCTGGTCGAAGACGAAAAACGGCTTGCCGAACTGCTGAAGGAGGCGATCGGGGAGTATTTCTCCTCGTTTGTACTGGCCCACGACGGGGTGGAGGGGCTGCAGAAGTTCCGCACTCTCCGTCCCGACATCGTCATCACCGACATCACGATGCCGAAGATGGACGGCCTGGCGTTGGCGGAGAAGATCAAAAAGGAAAAATCGGACATTCCCGTGGTGATACTGAGTGCCTACAGCGACAAGGAGAAGCTGCTGGGCGCCATCGATGCCGGGGTCGTCAAATACTTCATCAAACCTTTCGATCCGGAAGAGCTGCTGGCCTATCTCTGCACCCTGGCGGAACAGATCAAGAAAAAGAGCCTGGTGCCGCTCATGCCCCCTTTCAGTTTCGACCTGCAGAGCGAACAGCTCTTCAGAAAAGGGGTCCTGGTGCATCTGAGCCCGCGGGAGAGCCGGTTCATCGCACTGCTCTATCACAGCCCCAACCACTACCTCTCCAACGAAGCGATCAAGGAGCGCCTCTGGGATGAGGATTTAGTCAGCGACGAGCGTCTGCGGACCTTCATCAAGCGGGTCAGGCAGAAAAGCGACAAGGGGCTCGTCGAGAATGTGGCGGGGCAGGGGTATCTGCTGAAGGTCGATCAGCGCCACTGA
- a CDS encoding ATP-binding protein — protein MFKQYKEAIESSNIVSKTDINGIITFVNDEFCKISGYSRDELIGQNHNIVRHPDVPKENFKRLWDTILAKKTFKSTVKNLAKDGRTFYVNTTIIPILDEAGEIEEFIAIRYDVTKEVELKMALEKKERELEQLNKTLEERVRLQTRKLYELNRHLEERVAEEVRKNEEKQKMLFLQSRMASLGQMMANIAHQWRQPLTELSLALFNLKKAAKKRDDGKIEAAYEDARALIASMSMTIEDFINFFKPGKPKAPFSLDRCLEEAIRIVEKTMAKDAVAIEKEVESGLYVTGVSNELAQVIINLLQNSRDAFRQQGVADRRIRIGIHAEGEEAVIVIRDNAGGIGEEILERIFEPYFTTKHAAQGTGLGLFMSKMIVEKSFGGTIEALNEGDGAKFTIRLPRERNDGEEKDGV, from the coding sequence ATGTTCAAGCAGTACAAAGAGGCGATCGAGAGTTCCAACATTGTCTCCAAGACCGACATCAACGGTATTATCACCTTCGTCAACGACGAATTCTGCAAGATTTCGGGCTACAGCCGCGACGAGTTGATCGGCCAGAACCACAACATCGTCCGCCATCCCGACGTTCCGAAAGAGAATTTCAAACGCCTCTGGGACACGATCCTTGCTAAAAAGACCTTCAAGTCGACGGTGAAGAACCTGGCCAAAGACGGGCGCACCTTCTACGTCAACACGACGATCATTCCCATCCTCGACGAAGCCGGGGAGATCGAGGAGTTTATCGCCATCCGCTACGACGTCACCAAAGAGGTGGAGCTGAAGATGGCGCTGGAGAAGAAGGAGCGGGAACTGGAGCAGCTCAACAAAACCCTGGAGGAGCGGGTGCGGCTGCAGACACGCAAACTCTACGAACTCAACCGCCATCTCGAAGAGCGGGTCGCGGAGGAGGTGCGCAAAAACGAAGAGAAGCAGAAGATGCTCTTTCTGCAGTCGCGCATGGCGAGCCTGGGGCAGATGATGGCCAACATCGCCCATCAGTGGCGCCAGCCCCTGACGGAACTCTCCCTCGCACTCTTCAACCTCAAAAAGGCGGCGAAAAAGAGAGACGATGGGAAAATCGAAGCCGCCTACGAAGATGCCAGGGCCCTTATCGCCAGCATGTCCATGACCATCGAGGACTTCATCAACTTTTTCAAACCGGGCAAACCCAAGGCCCCGTTCTCCCTGGACCGATGCCTGGAAGAGGCGATCCGCATCGTCGAAAAGACGATGGCCAAAGATGCGGTGGCCATCGAAAAAGAGGTAGAGAGCGGCTTGTACGTCACCGGCGTTTCCAACGAACTGGCCCAGGTCATCATCAACCTGCTGCAAAACTCCCGGGACGCCTTCCGCCAACAGGGGGTCGCCGACCGGCGTATCCGTATAGGCATCCACGCCGAAGGGGAGGAGGCGGTCATCGTAATCCGGGACAATGCGGGGGGTATCGGGGAGGAGATTCTGGAGCGGATTTTCGAACCCTACTTTACCACCAAACATGCGGCCCAGGGGACGGGGTTGGGGCTTTTTATGTCCAAAATGATCGTCGAGAAGAGTTTTGGCGGCACGATAGAGGCGCTCAATGAAGGCGACGGCGCCAAATTTACGATACGCCTGCCAAGGGAGCGAAACGACGGGGAGGAAAAAGATGGCGTGTAG
- a CDS encoding Lrp/AsnC family transcriptional regulator, whose protein sequence is MTETIEKEFLTQIQKNFPVTRRPFAEIAERIGSDEGEVLDLYRRLKEEKIIRQTSAIFDTKTLGYRSSLVAFKVADIDRAAEIVNSHPGVSHNYERNNPYNLWFTIAVAPDSKLGLERTVEILAKESGAEEFIILPTKKMFKISVQLDVKGDRAKKEKVKRAKKEPMDLEPLHYEMIQWLQKDIEPVPEPFADMVEALDIDYETLRQEVERMQKAGVMRRFAAILYHRKAGFTANAMVVWRVPEERAEAIGETVAAYSAVSHCYLRPVYPNWPYPLFSMVHGKSKEEVEAIVEEMAKEIGVKEYSYLYSTREFKKVRIQYFSPEFEKWEAAHAAL, encoded by the coding sequence ATGACCGAAACGATTGAAAAAGAGTTCCTGACCCAGATACAGAAAAATTTTCCCGTCACCCGGCGCCCCTTCGCCGAAATCGCCGAACGTATCGGCAGCGATGAAGGGGAGGTGCTGGATCTTTATCGGCGTCTGAAGGAGGAGAAGATCATCCGTCAAACCTCCGCCATTTTCGATACCAAGACGCTGGGGTATCGCTCCTCCCTGGTGGCCTTCAAAGTGGCCGACATCGACCGGGCCGCCGAGATTGTCAACAGCCATCCCGGGGTGAGCCACAACTACGAGCGCAACAATCCCTACAACCTCTGGTTCACCATCGCCGTGGCCCCCGACTCGAAGCTGGGTCTGGAGCGGACGGTGGAGATTCTGGCGAAAGAGAGCGGGGCGGAGGAGTTCATCATTCTGCCGACCAAAAAGATGTTCAAAATCTCGGTCCAGCTCGACGTCAAAGGCGACAGGGCCAAAAAGGAGAAGGTGAAGCGGGCCAAAAAGGAGCCGATGGATCTTGAGCCTCTCCATTACGAGATGATACAGTGGCTTCAAAAAGATATCGAACCCGTGCCCGAACCCTTCGCCGATATGGTCGAGGCGCTGGACATCGACTACGAGACGCTCCGACAGGAGGTGGAGCGGATGCAGAAAGCCGGCGTCATGCGCCGCTTCGCCGCGATTTTGTACCATAGAAAAGCGGGCTTCACCGCCAATGCCATGGTGGTCTGGAGAGTGCCCGAAGAGCGGGCCGAAGCCATCGGCGAGACCGTCGCGGCCTACAGCGCCGTCAGCCACTGCTACCTGCGTCCGGTCTACCCCAACTGGCCCTATCCCCTCTTCTCCATGGTCCACGGCAAAAGCAAAGAGGAGGTGGAGGCTATCGTCGAAGAGATGGCGAAGGAGATCGGTGTAAAGGAGTACAGCTACCTCTACTCGACCCGCGAGTTCAAAAAGGTGCGGATCCAGTACTTTTCGCCCGAATTCGAAAAGTGGGAGGCGGCCCATGCCGCTTTGTAA
- a CDS encoding bifunctional precorrin-2 dehydrogenase/sirohydrochlorin ferrochelatase yields MAYFPAFVKLDNRKILLVGGGRIAGEKLEKLLDFTEDITIVAPDIAGPVRTLAQAHGLTMHERPYRPDDLEGVFLAIVAVDDLELQKAIYDACQSRHTLCNSVDSVDYCDFIFPSYTKKGDLTVAFSTSGISPSVAKYLRRAIESVIPDAIADFLQEMKALRASLPKGKERMRLLDAKAKAYIEKLFNKEL; encoded by the coding sequence TTGGCCTATTTTCCGGCATTCGTCAAACTCGACAACCGTAAGATACTCCTGGTGGGCGGCGGCCGCATCGCCGGCGAAAAACTGGAAAAACTGCTCGACTTCACCGAAGATATCACCATCGTCGCACCCGACATCGCCGGCCCTGTCCGCACGCTGGCACAGGCCCACGGCCTGACGATGCACGAGCGCCCCTACCGGCCCGACGATCTCGAAGGGGTCTTCCTCGCCATCGTCGCCGTCGACGATCTGGAACTGCAAAAGGCCATCTACGACGCCTGCCAGAGCCGGCATACACTCTGCAACAGCGTCGATTCGGTCGATTACTGCGATTTCATCTTCCCCTCCTACACCAAAAAGGGGGATCTGACCGTCGCCTTCTCTACCTCCGGAATCTCCCCTTCCGTGGCCAAATACCTGCGCCGCGCCATCGAAAGCGTCATCCCCGACGCCATCGCCGACTTCCTGCAGGAGATGAAGGCGCTTCGCGCCTCGCTGCCCAAAGGGAAAGAGCGGATGCGCCTGCTCGATGCCAAAGCCAAAGCCTATATCGAAAAACTTTTCAACAAGGAACTCTGA
- a CDS encoding methyl-accepting chemotaxis protein translates to MIRSLFFRMRAVHWIGIALLLINAAFFTNNLFGSIIQVVIALVILVHDIDEKVNGVDMTKKTIAYLRQMRLGEPLKIEAKFSKEYEDLADAVNHFREKVLDVLNVGEIVQQTERISHEIEAISKEVDTHLAESDTLSGQIVESLEVAEEESKSNIEYSLKLQEEIVKSGEMIDNARQNIERLNRQVTEQHDKNLEVSEELRGLSETTAQIKDVLGIISDIADQTNLLALNAAIEAARAGEHGRGFAVVADEVRNLAEKTQKSLGEINITINTIVQSVENVSGRVAAGAVEMEKLVEISTEASSLMGEANAKVIEINALSREDTDNSKIIDEEVKKAKESVERLNSKLLENTRIFEKSRQLFQSLIQKIETLKDRINAA, encoded by the coding sequence ATGATCCGGTCTCTCTTTTTTCGCATGCGTGCCGTCCACTGGATCGGCATCGCCCTGCTTCTCATCAACGCCGCCTTTTTCACGAACAACCTTTTCGGTTCCATCATTCAGGTGGTCATCGCCCTCGTCATTCTCGTCCACGACATCGACGAAAAGGTCAACGGGGTCGACATGACTAAAAAGACGATCGCCTACCTCAGACAGATGCGCCTGGGCGAACCGCTCAAAATCGAAGCGAAATTCAGCAAGGAGTATGAAGACCTGGCCGATGCGGTCAACCACTTCCGCGAAAAAGTCCTCGACGTACTCAATGTAGGAGAGATCGTCCAGCAAACCGAGCGGATCAGCCATGAGATCGAAGCGATTTCCAAAGAGGTCGACACCCACCTGGCGGAGAGCGACACACTCTCCGGGCAAATTGTCGAATCTCTCGAAGTAGCGGAAGAGGAGAGCAAAAGCAACATCGAATACTCCCTCAAACTGCAGGAGGAGATTGTCAAATCGGGCGAGATGATCGACAACGCCCGTCAAAACATCGAGCGGCTCAACCGCCAGGTGACCGAGCAGCACGACAAAAACCTGGAAGTGAGCGAAGAGTTGCGTGGGCTCAGCGAGACGACGGCACAGATCAAAGATGTCCTGGGCATCATCTCCGACATCGCCGACCAGACCAACCTGCTGGCGCTCAACGCCGCCATCGAAGCGGCGCGTGCCGGCGAACACGGCCGCGGTTTCGCCGTCGTCGCCGACGAAGTGCGCAACCTGGCCGAAAAGACCCAGAAGAGCCTGGGAGAGATCAACATCACCATCAACACGATCGTCCAGTCGGTGGAGAATGTCAGCGGCCGCGTCGCCGCCGGTGCGGTGGAGATGGAGAAACTGGTGGAGATCAGCACCGAAGCGAGCAGCCTGATGGGCGAAGCCAACGCCAAAGTGATCGAGATCAATGCCCTGAGCCGGGAAGATACGGACAATTCGAAAATCATCGACGAAGAGGTGAAAAAGGCGAAGGAGAGTGTGGAACGGCTCAACAGCAAACTGCTGGAGAATACCCGTATCTTCGAAAAGAGCCGTCAGCTCTTCCAGAGCCTCATTCAGAAGATCGAAACCCTCAAAGACCGGATCAACGCGGCATAA
- a CDS encoding DUF255 domain-containing protein yields the protein MRRVCWIILLWSVVLAGEWVHWLGDYRQALKVSQKTGRPLLVLMVSKDCGGCRKVLTTAFRDTQVAAWVNRHTVPVIVTKEFGNYPVEMLYTLDYPTLFLMDSEERFLKKPLKGAVEGRSLREWLMPR from the coding sequence GTGAGACGGGTTTGTTGGATCATTTTGCTATGGAGTGTTGTGTTGGCGGGGGAGTGGGTCCACTGGCTTGGGGATTACCGTCAGGCGTTGAAAGTCTCGCAAAAGACGGGCCGGCCGCTGCTGGTGCTGATGGTTTCGAAAGATTGCGGCGGTTGCCGTAAGGTGTTGACCACCGCCTTCCGCGATACCCAGGTGGCGGCGTGGGTCAATCGCCACACCGTGCCGGTTATCGTGACGAAGGAGTTCGGGAACTATCCGGTCGAAATGCTCTATACCCTCGACTATCCGACCCTTTTTCTGATGGACAGTGAAGAGAGATTTCTGAAAAAGCCCCTGAAAGGGGCGGTGGAGGGCCGCTCTCTCAGGGAGTGGCTTATGCCGCGTTGA
- a CDS encoding cytochrome c peroxidase, with protein sequence MRTHLIVLLISVVTLFFYFNGFFIPKPDTGFKMPSAKQLRREALEHGLKPIPALWSETKPMVEKAGDPLTPEKIALGKRLYFDPILSKDRSINCASCHILEEGGDDNRPTAIGYRHQPNPKHLNSPTVLNAALAKREFWDGRSPDVEDQAKGPIQAPFEMAMTPEEVVSRLKKRADYVETFREVYPKEGITFDTVTNAIGAYERTLLTRGAFDRFLEGNDGALTPKAQKGLYLFMHLGCKGCHTGASVGGQSLQHFPLRPYRGLFAPESRFVNGERYFAGFRWQTPNDDPYPFPDTGGFHGRNGQFLFRVPILRNITRTAPYFHNGTVEKLEEAVRIMARHQLGLTLTKEQVDAIVAFLKSLEGDPVKWESERVGK encoded by the coding sequence ATGCGGACCCACCTGATCGTTCTGCTCATCAGCGTCGTGACACTTTTTTTCTACTTCAACGGCTTTTTCATTCCCAAACCGGACACCGGTTTCAAGATGCCTTCGGCAAAGCAGCTTCGCCGGGAGGCTTTGGAGCATGGGCTCAAGCCCATTCCCGCACTCTGGAGCGAAACGAAACCGATGGTCGAAAAGGCGGGCGACCCTCTGACACCCGAAAAGATCGCCCTGGGAAAGCGGCTCTACTTCGACCCGATCCTCTCCAAAGACCGGAGCATCAACTGCGCCTCCTGCCACATCCTGGAAGAGGGGGGCGACGACAACCGCCCTACCGCCATCGGCTACCGTCACCAGCCCAACCCCAAACATCTCAACTCCCCGACGGTCCTGAACGCGGCCCTCGCCAAGCGGGAGTTCTGGGATGGCCGGAGCCCGGATGTGGAGGACCAGGCGAAAGGGCCGATCCAGGCGCCTTTCGAGATGGCGATGACTCCCGAAGAGGTGGTGTCGAGGCTGAAGAAGCGGGCCGACTATGTCGAAACCTTTCGGGAGGTCTATCCGAAAGAGGGCATCACCTTCGACACGGTGACCAACGCCATCGGCGCCTATGAGAGGACACTGCTGACAAGGGGCGCTTTCGACAGATTCCTGGAAGGAAACGACGGGGCGCTGACCCCAAAAGCGCAGAAGGGGCTCTATCTTTTCATGCACCTGGGCTGCAAAGGGTGCCATACGGGTGCCAGTGTGGGTGGGCAGAGCCTCCAGCACTTTCCCCTGCGGCCCTACCGGGGGCTTTTTGCACCCGAATCCCGCTTCGTCAACGGCGAGCGCTACTTCGCCGGCTTCCGGTGGCAGACCCCCAACGACGATCCCTACCCGTTCCCGGACACGGGGGGATTCCACGGCCGAAACGGCCAGTTTCTCTTTCGGGTTCCGATTTTGCGCAACATCACCCGCACGGCGCCCTATTTCCACAACGGCACGGTCGAGAAGCTGGAAGAGGCGGTGCGGATCATGGCGCGCCATCAGCTGGGACTGACGCTGACGAAAGAGCAGGTCGACGCCATTGTCGCCTTTTTGAAATCGCTGGAGGGTGATCCGGTGAAGTGGGAAAGTGAGAGGGTGGGAAAGTGA